A stretch of Helicobacter pylori DNA encodes these proteins:
- a CDS encoding DUF6394 family protein, protein MDWGRVIHVLFSLISLTTIAGFLYEPNTVVLFVALALNLISVTLKIGVIKRFASELLASSLATVLHLIPAFVFLQILNNLVTAYMLMIGALISNAFSLIFLLIESVVTSETD, encoded by the coding sequence ATGGATTGGGGTCGGGTCATTCATGTGCTGTTCAGCCTTATTTCTTTAACGACCATTGCAGGGTTTTTGTATGAGCCTAATACGGTAGTATTATTTGTAGCGTTAGCTTTAAACCTTATTTCCGTTACGCTCAAAATTGGGGTGATCAAGCGTTTCGCTTCAGAGCTATTGGCCAGCTCTTTAGCTACCGTGTTGCACCTCATACCGGCGTTTGTGTTTTTACAGATTTTGAATAATTTGGTTACCGCTTACATGCTCATGATTGGGGCTTTGATTAGCAACGCTTTCAGCCTTATCTTTTTGTTGATTGAAAGCGTTGTAACGAGCGAAACGGATTAA